ATGTTGCCTCATTCACATCCTCTTTCTTTAGGGTCTAGGGCCTAGGGTTTAGAATTTAGGGtgtatagggtttagggtttcgggtttagGATATGGTatatagggttttgggtttcggGTTTAGGATTTAGGATTTAAAGTTTCGGATATAAAGTATAAGGTatagggtttaggatttagggtGAATTTTACTACAAAGACGTGCATCGACCAACCTCAAGTACAAGGGCTGCCATGGGACTATAATCAACATTTATGATGACCCTGGCTTTGTCTGGTTGAAGCAGATTTTGTTTTCCAAGTTCAGCCTGCCAATATAGATTGTTAGGAAATATTAGCCGGAAATTCCCCAAGTAGATTTCATTTTAGGAGTTAACCATGACCCTTATCCAAGTAAATATAATTATGAGGATAGTAGAATATATAATCATTCTCGATTAGGAAATACATTCAAACTGGCAATGGCATCAGTGGTACCCATTCTAATTTTTGCCGAACCATTTGCCAGTGAGTAGTAAACAAAAGAATTTGTAGAGGGAattcaaagaaaacaaataattatTTGGTCAGTCAAATAATGAAAGCTAAACCTAATGTGTGAAATGGTAAAACGTGAAAATCATTTGCAACAACCATGCATGGACATGAAGACTACACCTGAGGAATGACTCCAGTTTCAACAGATATAGGTCGGTAAGTTAATTTTTTTCGACCATTAGTACGAAGGTCTTGAGCAATACCACCCTGTATGAAATGTTTCTCTCCAACAGATAGTCCCACCATTTctacacaaaaaaagaaaaaacaaaaaaagaaactatGAAATCACAATTACtaaaatcataaattagaaGCAAGGAATACccataaacaaaaacaaaaataaataaagaagagaaggaaagtaGCTAGGATAATAATTGTCCTAGTATTAAATTCAACGCAAAAATCAAATAAGTAAgcccaagcaagatagccataCAAAGAAGAAACCAGAAGCGGTGACAATAGTGCTTCCCGTAGCACTTTCAGACATCAGAGAAGGTGGAATTGAAATGATTAGACATTCAAAATTGTAaaggtatttatgtaatattttttcatatattttaatataatttCTCTTGTATTAATACTTTGACTGAAGGGCAATCTAAtaattagtccatctgacctaaatTCTAGTTTTCTATAAATATTAACTGGACGCAACAGTCTGGGTATTTCAAACTTGATACTCAACGTGTAAAGCCTTAAGTAatcttgtgcttaaaccctaaaccctaacaaaaattacattaaaaaatcaaaaatcaaaaacctaTTACTAAGTATTAGGATCCCACTGTATCTGTTATACATAAACACAACATCTCTAGCGATATTCCAAATATTAGAGCATCCGACCCAATCCATGAGGCTCTCGCTATTggagggtctgggaggggcaaatgtacgcagccttaccctagCTTTGCGGAGAGACTATTTCCATGTGGTAAGACCTAGTTACTTACAGCGTCTATTTGCTAATGATCTAACATTGTCACTACGAACTTTGCTAATGATCTTACACTTTCAACTATGGTATGAACTGAATCCTTGGTGCTAATCACAGaagaaaaaatcaagaaattcTTCGAACACTGTGATTTTCAGGTATGGTGTCCCACGGGTAGTGGTCACAGACAACGGAATGCGGTTTATTGGGAAGAAATTCCAAAGGTATGGTGTCCCACGAGGAGAGGCAATCGGAGGGTTTTTTTGCCCGTTTCCCCTTCTCAGCAAAAGGTCTCGAATAGGagaaagtaagagagagagatagggttTCCGTGGTGGAGAGAGATAAGGAGTGCGAGGGTTTCAGCTGTTCAGGGGTGTGGAAGAGGGTAGTCTGGAGGTGAAGAGGTGAGCGGGGAAGGATCAGGGAAGGAGAAGGATCATAGATGGAGAAGGGGGTTATGCCTACCTGAGCCGCGCAAGTCTTCCGGAACCCAaaacgaccaccaccaccaaaaccCTCAGTTGCTCAACTATTTGCGCGGGAGAAGTAGCTGCGAGCTGTGCTACTGTCGTGGCACCAAGGAGGGAATGATTTGGGGGGATACCGTGCGAGAGAGtgaaggggggtgggggaggaatTTGATCGAGGcattctctctgtttttttttgtgccTTTTTTTCCGATGAAGGTCTAATCACACATCAATCTCAAAAGGTTGATCGCAACAAAAAGATTTTTAGGACCATGGAATGACGGATATGCAAAACACATCATACTCACATCCGATGCATACAACGtgatatttttttgataagagtGTAATCATACAAACTACATACCAATCAAAAAATGTAAATCGcaattaaaagacttttaagGACCATGGATTGCATTCTCTCTATTTGATATTATCTAATCAAGTGTAGTGAATTCCGTGTTAAAATTCTCTTTCGTTCACGAAGCAGTACCATGAATCTAGTGCACTGATATGTAATCCAAAAAACATCATTTTTTTAGTGTATCAAAACCCGTGATGTACCATCACAGTGATAAAAAGCTCTCAAGTTAAAGGATCAACAAGTGTGGGTACAAATTTCTTACTTATACTACAGGTAGTAGTAACACATGTGTGATTTATATCAGATTTTTTTCTATACACATACACGATATGTAATTAAATTTATGTTCTAAAATCAACATTTCTAGTGACATATAATGTAACGATCATATAGATAGAATGTTTATTCCCATCCCTAGTTGAGAACGATTTTAGATGAAAACCTATGAAACAAACTTATAAACTCGTTAAATAATATCatacataaaagaaaataaattatttattcaatcaAATTCAGGTTTGATGGGCACatacttccaagttccaacaaaAGATTGTGTTGAACCGATTATGTAACCCCTACATGAACCAACCCCATAGCTAATAAAAATATGCCCAGAGGCACTGATTTGGATAcgattttcaattttattcgGGCTAAACGGATTTTTTACACACAAAAACATTGATTGTGCTTAAGTGTTGGAACCATATGTGGTAACCGTTACCGTTCTTTTTACCATTAAATTTAAGCCCCTCTTACAAGTTAATTCACCGAATTAGATCTCAATTCCTTGAAGCATGAGATGGCGACAGGTAGAGCACCAAGTTACGTATCCAAACAAAATCTGACAAAGACCCATATGAGGCGGCTTGTAGTTTAGGAGAGCTTTATGGtcatggaggaggaggaggaggagcggTGATAAGACTAAAAGTCGTCTAATATGATTACACGTGGAAATCTTTTAAATGAAAACTTTACACATGttctaatcttcttcttcttcttctcatacATATCCGAATATTCCTTGTTGCTGCACGATCTCCATCCACATGCCTTAAGGCTACCACCCAGTCAAAGGTAAAGCCGCCTGACTCTGTTGGCCAAAAAGATAAAATCTCTCTTATCTTATCACTTTAGTTAGCCAACCGTAGTTGATATTTTGGATCATTCATTGATCTTGACCAATAGATAAGCTAATAAAGTAACTCCAAAGAAGCATTGAAGTAGTAAATACAAAcctaataaataaaagtaaagctgccaaatcatcttgaaaactttcTTTTACACTATATATACCCCTTGccatttctccttctctctcgaCTCATCCCATTCACATTCACATTCACtgtgatagaaaaaaaaaaaagatgggaaaagcttttatctttcttctcttctctttctcttccttgctAGTAGCTTTAGCAGAGCAATGTGGGAAACAAGCCGGTGGCGCCCTATGTCCCGGTGGTGTTTGTTGTAGCCAGTATGGCTGGTGTGGTAGCTCCGCTGAATACTGTGGAAATGGGTGTCAAAGCCAATGTTCCGGTAGCAGCAGCGGTGGTGATCTTGGTTCTCTTGTTAGCCAATCCCTTTTTAATCAAATGCTTAAACATCGAAATGAGGGAGCCTGTCCTGCTAATGGGTTCTACACCTACAATGCTTTCATTGCTGCGGCAAACTCCTTCAGCGGCTTCGCAACCACTGGCGATGTTAACACCCGTAAGAGGGAGATTGCTGCTTTTTTGGCTCAAACTTCCCATGAAACTACAGGTTTGTTCAATTCTAAGTACTACACTAGCTAGCTTGTTGATTCATGTATCCTTTTATGGTTGGTTAATTAAGCATCGATCGATCATTCTTAATTTGTTTTCCATTATTAATTAATATGTAGGGGGATGGGCAAGTGCACCGGATGGCCCATATGCTTGGGGATATTGTTATCTCAAAGAGCAAGGCAACCCTGGTGATTATTGTGTAGCCAGTGCTCAGTGGCCTTGTGCTGCCGGTAAAAAATATTATGGCCGTGGACCCATCCAGATTTCTTAGTAagtatatattatatatcatttcatcattttcttctttttcgtgGGTAAAAAGTAGTTCTATTTAGATAATTAAATGACATGAGTTATGGAAGGTTTAGATACAAAGTATCAAAGATCAAGGAATTACAGAAAGAAATATGACTAAACAGGGGACTTCGCTCTCCTCCAGTCGTGGCGGGAACTAGAGGATTCATCCCAGcaacagcaaaaacaggggagGTTTTATCATTTCCATGGGGGCTGCCTGAAAAATTATCCAAACATCCATGTTTTTGTTGGGCTGAATCCTTCAATTCCCATCACGactggaggagagccgaatACTGATCATAGTGTCTCACATGCTACCTTTCAAATTAGGGGATTGATGACTACAATAGATCCTTAAAACCAAAGtcaacaaaatatatatatatgaaaaaatcATTAATGGAGTAATAATGGCAGACAAAATCATATGGGTGTCCATTTTAATATCAGAAATCCTCCATCCTTTCCTTTTGTTGTGTAATTTATTCCTATGAAACGAAGCCTTTCAAAAATTTAGTTGACTTAATATACTTTCTTTTGAAAATCGTAATATTATAATTAAT
The sequence above is a segment of the Telopea speciosissima isolate NSW1024214 ecotype Mountain lineage chromosome 7, Tspe_v1, whole genome shotgun sequence genome. Coding sequences within it:
- the LOC122669813 gene encoding basic endochitinase-like isoform X2, which codes for MGKAFIFLLFSFSSLLVALAEQCGKQAGGALCPGGVCGGDLGSLVSQSLFNQMLKHRNEGACPANGFYTYNAFIAAANSFSGFATTGDVNTRKREIAAFLAQTSHETTGGWASAPDGPYAWGYCYLKEQGNPGDYCVASAQWPCAAGKKYYGRGPIQISYNYNYGQAGKAIGVDLINNPDLVATDPTISFKTALWFWMTPQSPKPSCHDVITGRWTPSAADKNAGRLAGFGTVTNIINGGLECGRGYDARVADRIGFYKRYCDILGVGYGDNLDCYNQRSFGVAHSAS
- the LOC122669813 gene encoding basic endochitinase-like isoform X1; this encodes MGKAFIFLLFSFSSLLVALAEQCGKQAGGALCPGGVCCSQYGWCGSSAEYCGNGCQSQCSGSSSGGDLGSLVSQSLFNQMLKHRNEGACPANGFYTYNAFIAAANSFSGFATTGDVNTRKREIAAFLAQTSHETTGGWASAPDGPYAWGYCYLKEQGNPGDYCVASAQWPCAAGKKYYGRGPIQISYNYNYGQAGKAIGVDLINNPDLVATDPTISFKTALWFWMTPQSPKPSCHDVITGRWTPSAADKNAGRLAGFGTVTNIINGGLECGRGYDARVADRIGFYKRYCDILGVGYGDNLDCYNQRSFGVAHSAS